A genomic segment from Segniliparus rotundus DSM 44985 encodes:
- a CDS encoding alpha/beta hydrolase: MGEFTMSQIASWRPETLIAGADEAKAHNTRLLGILDGIKDATNRMAGESSGAGETARFDFIDRTTKFGYSKHELMVQHQQLVEEAGYDLKAKADRVLTEAQAARKAGLVVWDDGQVSGEVPRQREELEKYTASIGEAKHALEQADREHARKIRELNDKIKEGTEGGYREADYFQKFGNLKDEPLDPDKAAKERAGRIADGKEPLPTDPKELNEVFKHLHGGKDGPDGDKSILAELYRRYPEIGNKPGFPFENRDYCNRLHLNDLKQLVRDEIQRLQNEHPDWKTDQIPGYKENPHMPPGFNEEQKQAQQLNNPEWNEWKTRIAEMQHRLDGYNNLQATLDKTTLPKALGGDGLPRFLSFLDDKGHTAVTIGDADHATKVATFVPGTGQDMTKMTGSDDYSARLYTEALNQGKEHGIQPTDISVTTWMCYDRPMDIFDPTKGSWAGDPKFALDGAQALDDWQSGLRFSHDDANLGRAYQTVIGHSYGSVEVGAAASNGHHLDADAMVGVGSPGMIGNSAHDMNINQGGEVYIATADNDMIRVATTLAPIGDNPLGNDPSTWGDATQFQTDPGKKGDGWLTGDLSGDAHGSYFQPNSTGLKNMGRIIVGREPEHK, encoded by the coding sequence ATGGGCGAGTTTACGATGAGCCAGATAGCGTCTTGGCGACCGGAAACCCTCATCGCGGGGGCGGACGAGGCCAAGGCGCACAACACGCGACTGCTCGGCATCTTGGACGGCATCAAGGACGCGACGAACAGGATGGCCGGTGAGTCCTCCGGGGCTGGTGAGACGGCCCGTTTCGACTTCATCGACCGCACCACCAAGTTCGGTTACAGCAAGCACGAGCTGATGGTGCAACACCAGCAGCTCGTGGAGGAGGCCGGATACGACCTGAAGGCCAAAGCCGACCGGGTGCTCACCGAGGCGCAAGCGGCGCGCAAGGCCGGTTTGGTCGTGTGGGACGACGGCCAAGTGTCCGGGGAGGTGCCCCGCCAGCGCGAGGAGCTGGAGAAGTACACGGCCAGCATCGGGGAGGCCAAACACGCTTTGGAGCAGGCCGACCGAGAGCACGCGAGGAAAATCCGCGAACTCAACGACAAGATCAAAGAAGGGACCGAGGGCGGCTACCGGGAGGCCGATTACTTCCAGAAGTTCGGCAACTTGAAAGACGAGCCTTTGGACCCGGACAAAGCCGCCAAGGAACGCGCGGGGCGCATCGCGGACGGAAAAGAGCCCCTGCCGACCGATCCCAAAGAGTTGAACGAAGTGTTCAAGCACCTGCACGGGGGTAAGGACGGCCCGGATGGGGACAAGTCGATTTTGGCCGAGTTGTACCGCCGCTACCCCGAGATCGGCAACAAACCAGGGTTTCCGTTCGAGAACCGGGACTACTGCAACCGGCTCCACCTCAACGACCTGAAACAGCTGGTACGGGACGAGATCCAAAGATTGCAGAACGAGCACCCCGATTGGAAGACTGACCAGATCCCCGGTTACAAAGAGAATCCGCACATGCCGCCCGGATTCAACGAGGAGCAAAAACAAGCCCAGCAGTTGAACAACCCTGAGTGGAACGAGTGGAAAACACGCATTGCCGAGATGCAGCACCGCCTGGACGGCTACAACAACCTCCAGGCGACGCTCGACAAGACGACACTGCCCAAAGCGCTCGGGGGCGACGGCCTGCCGCGCTTCCTCAGCTTCCTTGACGACAAGGGCCACACGGCGGTCACCATCGGGGACGCGGACCACGCGACGAAAGTCGCCACGTTCGTGCCGGGAACCGGGCAGGACATGACCAAGATGACCGGCTCCGACGACTACTCGGCACGTCTCTACACAGAGGCTTTAAACCAAGGCAAAGAGCACGGGATTCAACCAACAGATATCTCGGTGACGACGTGGATGTGCTACGACCGGCCTATGGACATCTTCGACCCCACAAAGGGCAGTTGGGCGGGCGACCCGAAATTCGCGCTCGACGGCGCGCAAGCGCTGGACGACTGGCAGTCTGGTTTGCGATTCTCCCACGACGACGCCAACCTTGGAAGGGCGTATCAGACGGTCATCGGGCACAGCTACGGATCGGTGGAGGTCGGCGCGGCGGCGTCGAACGGGCACCACCTGGACGCTGACGCGATGGTCGGCGTGGGCAGCCCCGGCATGATCGGCAACAGCGCCCACGACATGAACATCAACCAGGGCGGGGAGGTCTACATCGCGACCGCCGACAACGACATGATCCGAGTCGCCACCACGCTCGCCCCGATTGGGGACAACCCGCTGGGAAATGATCCGAGCACATGGGGCGACGCCACCCAATTCCAAACCGATCCGGGCAAGAAGGGCGACGGCTGGCTCACCGGAGACCTCAGCGGCGACGCCCACGGCAGCTACTTCCAGCCAAACAGCACGGGATTGAAGAACATGGGCCGGATCATTGTCGGACGAGAACCGGAGCACAAGTGA
- a CDS encoding LysR family transcriptional regulator, translating into MLNEDLDWFITLAETEHMTEAARLHSMSQPALSRALDRLERRLGTRLFDRHGKRLALNQRGRVLYTHARRAVAEVEAAIREIGDMVAAPGVVRLGFLHSFGMWLVPKLVSGYREEHPSVNFELTQDAADKVCRRIIDEELDLGIVAPRPNDPKLAWQPLLRQKLCLAVPAGHRLSRQDSVRLAEACDEPFILMSQGHGMRRLVEELAAAAGFQPKVAFESTELWTIRGLVASGLGVALIPFEGEEAGGPQGGNVVVLPLEDAGAEREVGLVFKSGMALSALVQDFKQFALQWAFEQRARG; encoded by the coding sequence ATGCTGAATGAAGATCTCGATTGGTTCATCACCCTTGCTGAGACCGAACATATGACTGAGGCGGCCCGGCTGCACAGCATGTCGCAGCCCGCGTTGTCACGCGCGCTGGACCGGCTGGAACGCAGGTTGGGCACCAGGCTGTTCGACCGGCACGGCAAGCGGTTGGCGTTGAACCAACGCGGCAGGGTGCTCTACACCCATGCCCGGCGCGCGGTCGCCGAAGTGGAGGCCGCGATCCGCGAGATCGGCGACATGGTCGCGGCCCCTGGAGTCGTCCGGCTCGGTTTCTTGCATTCCTTCGGCATGTGGCTGGTGCCGAAATTGGTCAGCGGGTACCGGGAGGAGCATCCTTCGGTCAACTTCGAGCTGACCCAGGACGCCGCCGACAAAGTGTGCAGGCGCATCATAGACGAAGAGCTCGACCTCGGGATCGTCGCGCCCCGCCCCAACGACCCGAAGCTGGCATGGCAGCCGCTTTTGCGGCAAAAGCTCTGTTTGGCGGTGCCCGCAGGGCATCGGTTGTCCAGGCAGGACAGCGTGCGCCTTGCTGAGGCTTGTGATGAGCCGTTCATTTTGATGTCCCAAGGCCACGGTATGCGCAGGCTGGTCGAAGAGCTGGCGGCGGCGGCGGGTTTCCAGCCGAAAGTCGCTTTCGAGTCCACGGAGCTCTGGACGATCCGGGGTTTGGTCGCGAGCGGGCTGGGGGTGGCGCTCATTCCGTTCGAGGGCGAGGAGGCGGGCGGGCCGCAAGGCGGCAATGTGGTGGTGCTGCCGCTGGAAGACGCCGGGGCCGAGCGCGAGGTTGGTTTGGTGTTCAAGTCCGGGATGGCGCTCTCGGCCCTGGTGCAAGACTTCAAACAGTTCGCTCTGCAGTGGGCTTTCGAGCAGCGGGCACGGGGCTGA
- the priA gene encoding bifunctional 1-(5-phosphoribosyl)-5-((5-phosphoribosylamino)methylideneamino)imidazole-4-carboxamide isomerase/phosphoribosylanthranilate isomerase PriA → MHASSPLILLPAVDVVDGQAVRLTRGEAGSETGYGAPLEAALAWQEAGAEWVHLVDLDAAFGRGSNRELLAEIIGKLDVKVELSGGLRDDESLRAALATGCARVNLGTAAVENPQWTARALAEHGEKIAIALDVLHGQNGWRLRGRGWVSDSGDLWEALERLDQQGCARYVVTDVSKDGTLAGPNLRLLGEVADATSAKVIASGGVSSVDDLVAIAGLIPRGVEGAIVGKALYAGNFTLQEALAAVAS, encoded by the coding sequence GTGCATGCCAGCTCTCCTTTGATTCTTTTGCCCGCCGTCGACGTCGTGGACGGGCAGGCCGTGCGCCTCACTCGGGGCGAGGCGGGCAGCGAGACCGGCTACGGGGCTCCGCTCGAAGCAGCGCTGGCCTGGCAGGAGGCCGGAGCCGAATGGGTCCACCTCGTCGATCTCGACGCCGCGTTCGGCCGAGGCAGCAACCGGGAGCTGCTTGCCGAAATCATCGGAAAACTCGATGTGAAAGTCGAGCTTTCCGGGGGCCTGCGAGACGACGAGTCCCTGCGCGCGGCGCTCGCCACCGGCTGCGCCAGGGTCAACCTCGGCACTGCGGCGGTGGAGAATCCCCAGTGGACCGCTCGGGCGCTCGCCGAGCACGGCGAGAAAATCGCCATCGCGTTGGACGTCCTGCACGGGCAGAACGGTTGGCGTTTGCGCGGCAGGGGATGGGTCTCGGACTCCGGCGACCTTTGGGAGGCCCTCGAGCGGCTCGACCAGCAAGGCTGCGCCCGTTATGTCGTCACCGACGTGAGCAAGGACGGCACCCTCGCGGGCCCGAACCTGCGGCTGCTCGGCGAGGTGGCCGACGCGACCAGCGCGAAGGTGATCGCCTCTGGCGGCGTGTCCAGCGTCGACGACCTCGTCGCGATCGCCGGGCTCATTCCGCGCGGCGTGGAGGGGGCCATCGTCGGCAAGGCGCTTTACGCCGGCAATTTCACTTTGCAAGAAGCATTGGCGGCGGTCGCGTCATGA
- a CDS encoding DUF1906 domain-containing protein has translation MTLSRRNVLRGMGGAALAAGLVHAAPAWADPDDDADDPEDDAPRPKRPGPVNWGLGKMLDYSAGVPAPEAIKAAGYLGSFCYVSDQAKGEEWMKAKPLTRPVADAMRASGLIIASVWQWGGQTTADWRRGHDAGVKAARRAITLHQAAGGPDHAAIYACVDDDPTPDLWEDSIADYLRGFEEVIGHERLGVFCNPKTIDWCLDAGLGTYFWQHDWNNDTLALHPAAHLHQLPGRKPWVVQVDNVECDQTAVLNMAFGQW, from the coding sequence ATGACCCTGTCGAGAAGAAATGTGCTGCGGGGGATGGGCGGCGCGGCTTTGGCCGCCGGACTCGTCCATGCTGCTCCTGCCTGGGCCGACCCGGACGACGACGCCGACGACCCCGAAGACGACGCTCCTCGGCCCAAACGGCCGGGCCCTGTCAACTGGGGCCTCGGCAAAATGCTCGACTACTCGGCGGGCGTCCCCGCGCCGGAAGCGATCAAAGCCGCAGGCTACCTCGGCTCTTTCTGCTACGTGTCCGACCAGGCGAAAGGCGAGGAGTGGATGAAGGCGAAGCCGTTGACCCGCCCGGTCGCCGACGCGATGCGGGCGAGCGGCTTGATCATCGCCTCCGTGTGGCAGTGGGGCGGACAGACCACCGCCGACTGGCGGCGGGGGCACGACGCGGGCGTGAAAGCGGCCCGCCGCGCGATCACCCTGCACCAGGCCGCCGGAGGCCCGGACCACGCCGCCATCTACGCGTGCGTCGACGACGACCCGACCCCCGACCTCTGGGAAGACTCCATCGCCGACTACCTGCGGGGTTTCGAAGAGGTCATCGGCCATGAGCGGCTCGGCGTCTTCTGCAACCCGAAGACCATCGACTGGTGTTTGGACGCGGGCCTGGGCACGTATTTCTGGCAGCACGACTGGAACAACGACACATTGGCGTTGCACCCCGCCGCCCACCTGCACCAACTCCCCGGCCGAAAACCGTGGGTGGTGCAGGTGGACAACGTGGAGTGCGATCAGACAGCGGTCTTGAACATGGCCTTCGGCCAGTGGTGA
- a CDS encoding DUF1906 domain-containing protein — MTLDRRAVLRGAATLGVASALGLSAPRAHAAGGVLLDFAGAAPSPAAIRGAGAIGTIRYVSDERNGPGKRSSKPVTRDQVQVSKAAGLVIVSCYQYGKNETADWKGGQQAGLTHARRGVQLHLAAGGPAGAPIYACIDDDPSDAELQGPIRGYLLGWQQIVGPNAVGVYGNPRTIDFCLRSGVGKWFWQHDYGNPGYRTHPAAHLHQRAASMQPQPVVGGTLCDINDIIKPSFGAW, encoded by the coding sequence ATGACCCTCGACCGACGCGCGGTGCTGCGCGGCGCCGCGACACTGGGCGTGGCTTCCGCCCTTGGGCTCTCCGCCCCGCGCGCGCACGCGGCGGGCGGCGTCTTGTTGGACTTCGCCGGCGCCGCGCCCAGCCCGGCGGCGATCCGGGGCGCTGGGGCCATCGGGACGATCCGGTATGTGAGCGACGAGCGCAACGGTCCAGGGAAGCGGTCGTCCAAACCGGTCACCCGCGACCAGGTGCAAGTGTCGAAAGCCGCAGGCCTCGTCATCGTCTCCTGCTATCAGTACGGCAAGAACGAGACCGCGGATTGGAAAGGCGGCCAGCAAGCCGGGCTCACCCACGCGCGGCGCGGAGTGCAGCTGCATCTTGCGGCGGGCGGGCCTGCCGGGGCCCCGATTTACGCGTGCATCGACGACGACCCCTCCGACGCGGAACTGCAAGGGCCGATCCGGGGCTACCTCCTCGGCTGGCAGCAGATCGTCGGCCCCAACGCCGTCGGCGTCTACGGGAACCCCCGGACCATCGATTTCTGCCTGCGCTCGGGGGTGGGGAAGTGGTTCTGGCAGCACGACTACGGCAACCCCGGCTACCGCACGCATCCGGCGGCGCATCTGCACCAGCGAGCGGCCTCGATGCAGCCCCAACCAGTGGTCGGCGGAACCCTCTGCGATATCAACGACATCATCAAACCGTCATTCGGCGCCTGGTGA
- the hisI gene encoding phosphoribosyl-AMP cyclohydrolase, with amino-acid sequence MSESPAPGPAPALDPAVAARLKRNADGLVAAVVQRRGTGEVLMMAWMDDEALARTLTSRRGTYFSRSRGRLWVKGETSGNTQEVVEVRLDCDGDTVLVVVDQTGPSCHTGTSTCFDSDVLLRPKV; translated from the coding sequence ATGAGCGAATCCCCCGCGCCCGGCCCCGCCCCCGCGCTCGACCCGGCGGTCGCGGCGCGGCTCAAACGCAACGCCGACGGCCTCGTGGCGGCTGTGGTGCAGCGGCGCGGCACCGGCGAGGTGCTCATGATGGCCTGGATGGACGACGAAGCCCTCGCGCGAACGCTCACCAGCCGCCGGGGCACGTACTTCTCCCGCTCACGGGGCAGACTGTGGGTCAAGGGCGAGACGAGCGGCAACACGCAAGAAGTGGTGGAGGTCCGATTGGACTGCGACGGGGACACGGTGCTCGTGGTCGTCGACCAAACCGGCCCGTCCTGCCACACCGGCACGAGCACCTGTTTCGACTCGGACGTGCTGTTGCGCCCGAAAGTGTGA
- a CDS encoding DUF1906 domain-containing protein, whose product MALSRRDVLRGLSAAPVLGLGAIAAPARADQESDNADGGLWGLGTLVDFSARVPDPAAIKEAGHLGAVRYVSERRPTEPWMLAKPVTSDEVAGMREHGLAVASVYQWGKNLTADWRGGYDGGVDAARRGVELHLAASGPADGVIYAALDDDPDRDAFDTLIAPYLTAWRDVIGNERLGVYCNPKTIDWCLGAGLGTYFWQHDWGNPSGAEHAAANLHQLPNSKGNLRVIDGVPCDVSVILKPDYGQWGQANAALAASAEQAANDDPVSS is encoded by the coding sequence ATGGCTCTCAGCAGGAGAGACGTTCTGCGCGGCCTGAGCGCCGCGCCAGTGCTGGGCCTCGGCGCGATCGCCGCCCCGGCCCGCGCCGACCAAGAGTCCGACAACGCGGACGGGGGTTTGTGGGGTCTGGGCACATTGGTGGACTTCTCGGCCCGGGTCCCGGACCCCGCCGCGATCAAGGAAGCAGGGCACCTTGGGGCGGTGCGCTACGTCAGCGAACGAAGGCCCACGGAGCCGTGGATGCTCGCCAAACCGGTGACCTCGGACGAGGTGGCGGGCATGCGGGAGCACGGCCTCGCCGTGGCCTCGGTGTACCAGTGGGGCAAGAACCTCACCGCCGACTGGCGCGGCGGGTACGACGGCGGAGTCGACGCGGCCCGTCGTGGGGTCGAACTGCACCTCGCGGCGAGCGGCCCGGCGGACGGCGTGATCTACGCGGCTCTTGACGACGACCCGGACAGAGACGCCTTCGACACGCTCATCGCCCCGTATTTGACGGCGTGGCGCGACGTGATCGGCAACGAACGCCTCGGCGTGTACTGCAACCCGAAGACCATCGACTGGTGTTTGGGCGCGGGCCTGGGCACGTATTTCTGGCAGCACGACTGGGGCAACCCCTCCGGGGCCGAGCACGCTGCCGCGAATCTGCACCAGCTGCCGAACTCCAAAGGCAATCTGCGCGTGATCGACGGCGTGCCGTGCGATGTGAGCGTCATCCTGAAACCGGACTACGGGCAGTGGGGACAGGCGAACGCCGCGCTCGCCGCAAGCGCCGAGCAGGCCGCGAACGACGACCCTGTGTCGAGCTGA
- the hisF gene encoding imidazole glycerol phosphate synthase subunit HisF, protein MTLATRVIPCLDVDKGRVVKGVNFVDLRDAGDPVELAKAYDTVGADELCFLDITASSDERATTLDMVTRTAEQVFIPLTVGGGVRDVASADALLRAGADKVAVNSAAVARPRLLSELAERWGAQCVVIAIDARRARPPEARSDRPGAAAGPSWSGFEVATHGGRRGTGIDAVRWAREAVEFGAGEILLTSMDRDGTKSGFDLELIGAVRAVAPVPVIASGGAGTAGHFAPAIHAGADAVLAASVFHFGEIAICEVKAAMAAEGIVVR, encoded by the coding sequence ATGACGCTCGCCACACGAGTCATCCCCTGCCTCGACGTCGACAAGGGCAGGGTCGTCAAAGGCGTCAATTTCGTCGATCTGCGCGACGCCGGGGACCCAGTGGAGCTGGCGAAAGCGTACGACACAGTGGGGGCCGACGAGCTGTGCTTCCTCGACATCACCGCCTCCAGCGACGAACGGGCGACCACCCTCGACATGGTGACCCGCACCGCTGAGCAGGTGTTCATCCCGCTCACCGTCGGCGGCGGGGTCCGCGACGTCGCGAGCGCGGACGCGCTTCTGCGCGCCGGCGCGGACAAAGTCGCCGTCAATTCGGCAGCGGTCGCCCGCCCCCGGCTGCTGTCCGAGCTCGCCGAGCGGTGGGGGGCGCAATGCGTGGTCATCGCTATCGACGCTCGGCGGGCGCGCCCGCCGGAGGCGCGCAGCGACCGCCCCGGCGCGGCGGCCGGTCCGTCCTGGAGCGGCTTCGAAGTCGCCACGCACGGTGGTCGGCGGGGCACGGGGATCGACGCGGTGCGGTGGGCGCGCGAGGCGGTCGAGTTCGGAGCCGGTGAAATCCTGCTCACCTCGATGGACCGCGACGGCACGAAGAGCGGCTTCGACCTGGAGCTGATCGGCGCGGTGCGGGCGGTCGCGCCGGTCCCCGTGATCGCGTCCGGCGGGGCCGGGACGGCCGGGCATTTCGCCCCCGCGATCCACGCCGGAGCGGACGCCGTGCTCGCGGCAAGCGTTTTTCATTTCGGAGAGATCGCGATCTGCGAGGTCAAGGCAGCGATGGCGGCCGAAGGTATCGTGGTGCGATGA
- a CDS encoding Imm61 family immunity protein — translation MTDAQSLALSDRFLAWLARAGWAASRWNDDGSFDEQGDCSIWEEDQGGRVLTAYLLHRRESDGWVEVAKGSAERLVFAASGLAAVERYFWGLLADAVRERLGLRELQARTDIASGYRIEDGLRDAAGRLVAKGEQQSLVALSRSLAPTLDQLETSLLDPEGKPLFAVRDATARAETAAILPAPGQPRGA, via the coding sequence ATGACGGACGCGCAGAGCCTGGCCCTTTCCGACAGGTTCCTGGCCTGGCTCGCACGGGCGGGGTGGGCGGCGAGCCGCTGGAACGACGACGGGTCCTTCGACGAGCAGGGGGACTGCTCGATCTGGGAGGAAGACCAGGGGGGCCGGGTCCTGACGGCGTACCTGCTGCATCGCCGGGAGAGCGACGGCTGGGTCGAGGTCGCCAAGGGCAGCGCCGAGCGCCTCGTCTTCGCGGCGAGCGGCCTCGCCGCAGTGGAACGGTATTTCTGGGGCCTGCTCGCCGACGCGGTGCGCGAACGGCTCGGCCTGCGGGAACTTCAGGCGCGGACGGACATCGCCAGCGGCTACCGGATCGAAGACGGGTTGCGGGACGCTGCCGGGCGGCTTGTGGCCAAGGGCGAGCAGCAGAGCCTCGTCGCCCTGTCCCGCTCTCTCGCCCCGACGCTCGACCAGCTGGAAACCTCATTGCTCGACCCGGAGGGCAAACCGCTCTTCGCGGTGCGGGATGCGACCGCGCGGGCTGAGACCGCAGCAATCCTTCCCGCTCCTGGTCAGCCGCGCGGCGCGTGA
- a CDS encoding DoxX family protein, which translates to MARGIRDVGLLLARLGFAFALLPHGWEKLHDIGFSGTADGFAKMGVPFPEVAAGVSIAGEFASSILLALGLLTPIAGLVAVVAMLGAVFTAPKHFFTAGAAHMDQGVVNLLDTHWAGSEAFVFAVAALALTVAGPGRFSVDKSLFGRPEWFAPRE; encoded by the coding sequence ATGGCGCGAGGTATTCGGGATGTCGGACTGTTGCTGGCGCGGCTGGGCTTCGCGTTCGCCCTGCTGCCGCACGGCTGGGAAAAGCTGCACGACATCGGCTTCTCGGGCACGGCGGACGGGTTCGCGAAGATGGGCGTGCCTTTCCCCGAGGTCGCCGCGGGCGTCTCCATCGCCGGGGAGTTCGCCAGCTCGATCCTCCTCGCCCTCGGCCTGCTCACCCCGATCGCCGGTCTTGTCGCCGTCGTTGCCATGCTCGGGGCGGTCTTCACCGCGCCAAAACATTTCTTCACAGCAGGGGCCGCCCACATGGACCAGGGCGTCGTCAACCTGTTGGACACGCACTGGGCCGGTTCGGAGGCGTTCGTCTTCGCCGTCGCCGCCCTCGCCTTGACCGTTGCGGGGCCGGGTCGGTTTAGTGTGGACAAGTCGCTCTTCGGCAGGCCAGAGTGGTTCGCGCCCAGGGAGTGA
- a CDS encoding DUF7161 family protein, which yields MTDDGKAWEPVAYDAVGLRGRTARITADIPRDSSIVPSDLAEGVKRGRHRP from the coding sequence ATGACTGATGATGGCAAGGCTTGGGAGCCTGTCGCTTACGATGCGGTCGGGTTGCGCGGGAGAACTGCGCGGATCACCGCCGACATCCCGCGCGACAGCAGCATCGTGCCCTCCGACCTGGCTGAAGGGGTGAAAAGAGGTCGCCATCGTCCATGA
- the menE gene encoding o-succinylbenzoate--CoA ligase, translating to MPERTLKALPVPDGARALELLPLIRAALDGENPHAFLPVPEQQEHHAAMLRTALRAGEPIEDGPAFVLATSGSTAAPKGALLSPAALAASAAATHARLNGPDQEQGEKPAQWLLALPAWHIAGLMVLVRAVLEGAEPAVIDVSGGFDPAALPAAVAALGAGRRYTSLVPNQLVKALGVPAAREALAALDAVLVGGGALAPQIRAEAHAAGVRVVTTYGMSETCGGCVYDQVPLDGVRVEIDAHQRIHLAGPMLASGYRGMPEHPAFARPGWFATSDAGQREAGRLRVLGRLDGGISTGGLTIAPKVVEEALLRHPGVRECAVVGVPDHRLGEAVAAVVVPEGSPPALDELREHVTRLLDALAAPRALRLVGELPRTGLGKTDRQALVRLFA from the coding sequence GTGCCTGAGCGCACGCTGAAGGCGCTGCCGGTTCCCGACGGAGCGCGCGCTCTCGAACTGCTCCCCCTGATCCGCGCAGCCCTCGACGGCGAAAACCCGCACGCCTTCCTGCCCGTGCCAGAACAGCAGGAACACCACGCGGCCATGCTCCGCACCGCGTTGCGCGCAGGCGAGCCCATAGAAGACGGCCCCGCCTTCGTGCTCGCCACTTCCGGCAGCACCGCAGCCCCGAAAGGGGCGCTGCTGTCCCCCGCCGCCCTTGCCGCGAGCGCGGCGGCGACACACGCGCGGCTCAACGGCCCCGACCAAGAGCAAGGCGAAAAGCCAGCGCAATGGCTGCTCGCCCTGCCCGCATGGCATATCGCCGGGCTCATGGTGCTCGTGCGGGCCGTTCTGGAAGGCGCCGAACCCGCGGTGATCGACGTGTCAGGCGGATTCGACCCCGCCGCGCTGCCCGCCGCCGTCGCCGCGCTCGGCGCGGGCAGACGCTACACCTCGCTGGTGCCGAACCAACTCGTCAAGGCGCTTGGCGTGCCCGCCGCGCGGGAAGCGTTGGCCGCATTGGACGCTGTGCTCGTCGGAGGCGGGGCCCTCGCCCCGCAGATCCGCGCCGAAGCGCACGCGGCAGGCGTGCGGGTGGTCACCACCTACGGCATGAGCGAAACCTGCGGCGGATGCGTCTACGACCAGGTCCCGTTGGACGGCGTGCGCGTCGAGATCGACGCGCACCAGCGCATCCACCTCGCCGGTCCCATGCTCGCGAGCGGGTACCGAGGCATGCCGGAGCATCCCGCTTTCGCCCGGCCCGGCTGGTTCGCCACCTCGGACGCGGGACAGCGCGAAGCCGGGCGGCTGCGGGTGCTCGGCAGGTTGGACGGAGGGATCTCCACCGGCGGCCTCACCATCGCCCCGAAAGTGGTCGAGGAAGCGCTGCTTCGACATCCTGGCGTCCGAGAATGCGCGGTCGTCGGCGTGCCAGACCACCGGCTCGGCGAAGCCGTCGCGGCCGTTGTCGTGCCCGAGGGGTCCCCGCCCGCCCTGGACGAGCTCCGCGAGCACGTCACCCGGCTCCTCGATGCGCTGGCAGCGCCTCGGGCGCTGCGCCTCGTCGGCGAGCTGCCTCGCACCGGGCTCGGGAAAACCGACCGTCAAGCCCTCGTGCGCCTCTTCGCGTAG
- a CDS encoding class I SAM-dependent methyltransferase → MTTPDAAWARSEGDSWDIVSSVGLTALGVAAMRALETKRDDRLVEDPYAEHFVRAAGEENLLALLEQPELAEQSVFDPHRHMGVRSKFFDQFFLSAASAGSRQGVVLAAGLDVRAHRLDWPDGQVVFEIDQPQVLAFKREVLAELGASAKSDRREVAVDLREDWPAALKAAGFDPSAPTAWSAEGLLPYLPGAAQDLLFQRVVELSAPGSQIAVESFRGRFNPTRFQDVQRKYTQDQGNPFAKIDISKLFYNDERADPEQWLRERGWAVRAANILELCDEYGVPPMELPEEIRDIVRHMVYFSAVLPR, encoded by the coding sequence ATGACAACACCAGACGCCGCATGGGCCCGCTCCGAAGGCGACAGCTGGGACATCGTCAGCAGCGTCGGCTTGACCGCCCTGGGCGTCGCGGCGATGCGCGCCTTGGAGACCAAGCGCGACGACCGGCTGGTCGAGGACCCGTACGCCGAGCATTTCGTCCGAGCGGCGGGCGAGGAGAACCTGCTGGCGCTGCTCGAGCAGCCTGAGCTGGCAGAGCAGTCTGTTTTCGACCCGCATCGGCATATGGGCGTCCGGTCCAAGTTCTTCGACCAGTTCTTCCTCTCCGCAGCCTCGGCGGGCTCCCGGCAAGGGGTCGTCCTCGCCGCCGGTCTCGACGTGCGCGCGCACCGGCTCGACTGGCCGGACGGCCAAGTGGTCTTCGAAATCGACCAACCGCAGGTGCTCGCGTTCAAACGCGAGGTCTTGGCCGAGCTCGGGGCCAGCGCGAAGTCTGACCGCCGCGAGGTGGCCGTCGACCTTCGCGAGGACTGGCCCGCCGCGCTCAAGGCCGCCGGGTTCGACCCGTCCGCCCCGACCGCTTGGTCGGCGGAGGGGCTCTTGCCGTATTTGCCGGGCGCCGCGCAGGACTTGTTGTTCCAACGCGTCGTGGAGCTCTCCGCGCCCGGCAGCCAGATCGCGGTCGAATCGTTCCGCGGCCGTTTCAACCCGACGCGGTTCCAGGACGTCCAAAGGAAGTACACCCAGGATCAAGGCAACCCGTTCGCCAAGATCGACATCTCCAAGCTTTTCTACAATGACGAGCGCGCCGACCCCGAGCAGTGGCTCCGTGAGCGCGGGTGGGCCGTGCGGGCCGCGAACATCCTCGAGCTCTGCGACGAGTACGGGGTCCCTCCCATGGAGCTCCCCGAGGAGATCCGGGACATCGTGCGGCACATGGTCTACTTCAGCGCCGTCCTGCCTCGCTGA